From one Pseudomonas sp. S35 genomic stretch:
- a CDS encoding alpha/beta hydrolase, which yields MSSFLYGGNVQANGIRQHYLRYGGKGPALILIPGITSPAITWGFVAERLGEQFDTYVLDVRGRGLSSTGPALDYSADTCAEDIGALADALGLNSYHLMGHSMGARFAVRSAVKHPHGVNRVVLIDPPVSGPGRREYPSKLPWYVDSIRQALAGMDAEAMRAFCATWTEEQLQLRAEWLHTCYEPAIVRAFKDFHAVDFHQDLPHLKAPALLMVAGRGGVILDQDIAEIQDLQPSIKVASVPNAGHMIPWDDLEGFFHALGDFLTAQ from the coding sequence GTGAGCAGCTTTCTCTACGGCGGCAACGTCCAGGCCAACGGCATTCGCCAGCACTACCTGCGCTACGGCGGCAAAGGCCCGGCGTTGATCCTGATCCCGGGCATCACCAGCCCGGCGATCACCTGGGGCTTTGTGGCCGAGCGCCTGGGCGAACAGTTCGACACGTATGTGCTGGATGTGCGCGGTCGCGGTTTGTCATCCACCGGCCCGGCGCTGGATTACAGCGCCGACACCTGCGCCGAAGACATCGGCGCACTGGCCGACGCGCTTGGCTTAAACAGTTATCACCTGATGGGGCATTCGATGGGCGCGCGCTTTGCCGTGCGCAGTGCGGTCAAGCACCCCCACGGCGTCAACCGTGTGGTGTTGATCGACCCGCCCGTGTCCGGCCCCGGCCGCCGTGAATACCCGAGCAAGCTGCCGTGGTACGTCGACTCCATCCGCCAAGCCTTGGCCGGCATGGACGCCGAAGCGATGCGCGCCTTCTGCGCCACCTGGACCGAGGAACAGCTGCAATTGCGCGCCGAATGGCTGCACACCTGTTATGAGCCGGCCATCGTGCGCGCCTTCAAGGACTTCCACGCGGTGGATTTCCACCAGGACCTGCCCCACCTCAAGGCCCCTGCCCTGCTGATGGTGGCCGGGCGTGGCGGCGTGATTCTCGACCAGGACATTGCCGAGATCCAGGATTTGCAGCCGTCCATCAAGGTCGCGTCCGTGCCGAATGCCGGGCACATGATCCCGTGGGATGACCTGGAAGGGTTCTTCCACGCCCTCGGCGATTTCCTCACAGCACAATAA
- a CDS encoding FAD-dependent monooxygenase, protein MGSTQKIAIVGAGLGGAAAATLLQQAGFDVDIYEQAPEFSRLGAGIHMGPNIMKIFRRMGIEKQLDLMGSHPEHWFSRCGESGDYLSRIPLTGYGASYITVHRGDLHALQMSTLKPGTLHFNKRLETLEETDTQVRLTFADGEVTYADIVIGADGINSKIREELLGVEKPLYSGWVAHRALIRGDQLAKYDLKFEDCIKWWTEDRHMMVYYTTGRRDEYYYVTGVPHAEWDLQGAFVDSSREEMFDAFKGYHPTVQALIESTESVTKWPLRNRNPLPLWSRGRLVLLGDACHPMKPHMAQGAGMAIEDAAMLTRCLQETGISDYRTAFQLYEANRKERASRVQAVSNANTWLRTQEDPAWVYGYDLYAQELKSGVAA, encoded by the coding sequence ATGGGAAGCACACAAAAAATCGCCATCGTCGGTGCCGGCCTGGGCGGCGCCGCTGCAGCCACGCTGTTGCAGCAAGCCGGTTTTGACGTGGACATCTACGAACAGGCGCCGGAGTTCTCCCGCCTGGGTGCCGGGATCCACATGGGCCCCAATATCATGAAAATCTTTCGCCGCATGGGCATCGAAAAACAGCTGGACCTGATGGGCTCCCACCCTGAGCACTGGTTCAGCCGTTGCGGCGAAAGCGGCGACTACCTCTCGCGAATTCCCCTCACCGGCTACGGCGCGTCCTATATCACCGTGCACCGGGGCGACCTGCATGCCCTGCAGATGTCCACCCTCAAGCCCGGCACCCTGCACTTCAACAAGCGCCTGGAAACCCTCGAAGAAACCGACACCCAGGTGCGCCTGACCTTCGCCGACGGCGAGGTGACCTACGCCGACATCGTGATCGGCGCCGACGGCATCAACTCCAAGATCCGCGAAGAACTGCTGGGCGTGGAAAAACCGCTGTACAGCGGCTGGGTCGCGCACCGGGCGCTGATCCGTGGCGACCAATTGGCCAAGTACGACCTGAAGTTCGAAGACTGCATCAAGTGGTGGACCGAAGACCGTCACATGATGGTCTACTACACCACCGGCCGGCGCGACGAGTACTACTACGTGACCGGCGTACCCCACGCCGAATGGGACTTGCAGGGCGCGTTCGTCGACAGCAGCCGTGAAGAGATGTTCGACGCCTTCAAGGGCTACCACCCCACCGTGCAGGCGCTGATCGAGTCCACCGAAAGCGTGACCAAATGGCCGCTGCGCAACCGCAACCCGTTGCCGCTGTGGAGCCGTGGTCGCCTGGTATTGCTAGGCGATGCCTGCCACCCGATGAAACCGCACATGGCCCAAGGCGCCGGCATGGCCATCGAAGACGCCGCCATGCTCACCCGATGCCTGCAGGAAACCGGGATCAGCGACTACCGCACTGCGTTCCAACTCTACGAAGCCAACCGCAAGGAGCGCGCGTCCCGCGTGCAGGCCGTGTCCAACGCCAACACCTGGCTGCGCACCCAGGAAGACCCGGCCTGGGTCTACGGCTATGACCTCTACGCCCAAGAGCTGAAATCGGGGGTGGCCGCGTGA
- a CDS encoding 2,5-dihydroxypyridine 5,6-dioxygenase produces the protein MPVSDCELTQMFEHVLTLSKVDPSQSVAVLKSHYSDPRTVRAAMDAAQRLGAKVYAVELPSFNHPTAMGNDMTAYCGDTALTGNLAAQRALEAADLIVDTMMLLHSPEQEQILKTGTRILLAVEPPEVLARMLPTEADKVRVLAAEQLLKKARSIHVKSRAGSDFRAALGQYPSVTEYGFADEPGRWDHWPSGFLFSWPNEETAEGVLVLDIGDILLPFKTYTREKITLEIEKGFITRIHGGFEAEYLRDYMKYFKDPEVYGISHIGWGLQPRAQWTAMGLHDKNDGMCMDARAFYGNFLFSTGPNTEVGGTRKTPCHLDIPLRNCDVYLDDEAVVMGGDVVAPPASLAR, from the coding sequence ATGCCCGTAAGCGATTGCGAACTGACCCAGATGTTTGAGCACGTGCTCACGCTGTCCAAGGTTGACCCGAGCCAAAGCGTTGCCGTGCTCAAGAGCCATTACTCCGACCCACGCACCGTGCGCGCCGCGATGGATGCCGCGCAGCGTCTGGGGGCCAAGGTGTATGCCGTCGAGCTGCCTTCGTTCAACCACCCGACGGCGATGGGCAATGACATGACCGCCTACTGTGGCGATACCGCGCTCACCGGCAACCTTGCCGCCCAGCGCGCCCTGGAGGCCGCCGACCTGATTGTCGACACCATGATGCTGCTGCATTCACCTGAGCAGGAGCAGATCCTCAAGACCGGCACGCGCATCCTGCTGGCGGTGGAGCCACCGGAAGTGCTGGCGCGCATGCTGCCCACCGAAGCCGACAAGGTGCGCGTGCTGGCTGCCGAACAACTGCTGAAAAAGGCGCGCTCGATCCACGTCAAATCCCGCGCCGGCAGCGATTTTCGTGCAGCGTTGGGGCAATACCCGTCGGTGACCGAGTACGGTTTTGCCGACGAGCCGGGGCGTTGGGACCACTGGCCCAGCGGTTTTCTGTTCTCCTGGCCCAACGAAGAAACCGCTGAAGGCGTACTGGTGCTGGACATCGGCGATATCCTGCTGCCGTTCAAGACCTATACCCGCGAGAAGATCACCCTGGAGATCGAGAAGGGCTTCATCACCAGGATTCACGGCGGTTTCGAGGCCGAGTACCTGCGCGACTACATGAAGTACTTCAAGGATCCCGAGGTGTACGGCATCTCCCATATCGGCTGGGGGTTGCAGCCGCGGGCGCAGTGGACGGCGATGGGCCTGCACGATAAGAACGACGGGATGTGCATGGACGCACGGGCGTTCTACGGTAATTTCCTGTTCTCCACCGGGCCGAACACCGAGGTGGGCGGTACGCGCAAGACGCCGTGCCACCTGGATATCCCGCTGCGCAATTGTGATGTTTACCTGGATGACGAGGCGGTGGTGATGGGCGGGGATGTAGTAGCCCCACCAGCGTCCCTGGCCCGCTGA
- a CDS encoding MarR family winged helix-turn-helix transcriptional regulator encodes MPDSYVFSEQVGHLLRKAYQRHLAIFQQNVGDSQLTAVQFVTLCALRDHGASSLTELVKATAVDQATIRGIVERLKAKALISLEPDPQDKRKVVVDLSASGAELVAQTAPRAAQISELTMSNLNPAERVAVLFLLRKMIDDPQE; translated from the coding sequence GTGCCTGATTCCTACGTTTTCTCTGAGCAAGTTGGCCACCTGTTGCGCAAGGCCTATCAGCGCCACCTGGCGATCTTTCAGCAGAATGTCGGCGACTCCCAGCTTACCGCCGTGCAGTTCGTCACCTTGTGCGCACTGCGCGATCACGGTGCAAGTTCCCTCACCGAGCTGGTCAAGGCCACCGCGGTGGACCAGGCGACTATTCGTGGCATCGTCGAACGGCTCAAGGCCAAGGCGCTGATCAGCCTGGAGCCCGACCCGCAGGACAAGCGCAAAGTGGTGGTCGACCTGTCTGCCAGCGGTGCCGAACTGGTCGCACAAACCGCGCCCCGCGCTGCGCAGATCAGCGAATTGACCATGAGCAACCTCAACCCCGCCGAACGGGTGGCGGTGTTGTTTCTGCTGCGCAAGATGATCGACGATCCCCAGGAGTAA
- a CDS encoding (2Fe-2S)-binding protein: MISQHTTVTLKVNGQPNEVTAMADTPLLLVLRNDLALNGPKYGCGLGECGACTVIIDGVAARACVFPLSGAVGREIVTLEGLGTRQAPHPVQQAFIDEQAAQCGYCLNGMIMTAKALLDRNPNPSEVQVRNELSGNLCRCGTHIEILRAVLRAARLLGAEGRS; encoded by the coding sequence ATGATCAGCCAGCACACCACGGTAACGCTTAAGGTTAACGGCCAGCCCAACGAGGTCACGGCCATGGCGGATACCCCGCTGTTGCTGGTGCTGCGCAATGACCTGGCACTCAACGGCCCCAAGTACGGCTGCGGCCTGGGGGAGTGCGGTGCCTGTACCGTGATCATCGATGGTGTGGCGGCCCGTGCCTGTGTGTTCCCGTTGTCGGGCGCCGTGGGGCGCGAGATTGTCACCCTCGAAGGCCTGGGCACACGCCAGGCGCCGCATCCGGTGCAGCAGGCGTTTATCGATGAGCAGGCCGCACAATGCGGCTACTGCCTCAACGGCATGATCATGACCGCCAAGGCTTTGCTCGACCGTAATCCCAACCCCAGCGAAGTCCAGGTCCGCAATGAACTGTCGGGCAACCTCTGCCGCTGCGGTACCCATATCGAAATCCTGCGGGCGGTGCTGCGAGCCGCGCGCCTCCTGGGTGCGGAGGGACGGTCATGA
- a CDS encoding molybdopterin cofactor-binding domain-containing protein, translating into MSLSRDQWLAKTGVLLIVDDVLPPSGPVAKGGTPTVKPRELGLFIAVNDDGLVYAFNGHVDLGTGIRTSLAQIVAEELDLTLEQVKMVLGDTERVPNQGATIASATLQISAVPLRNAAAEARRFLLARAAGRWGVSTASLKVDAGVIQAADGRSTTYAALVSGQHDQLHISGDAPLKAIDDYRLVGKGAARVDIPGKATGELTYVHDMRVPHMLHGRVIRPPYAGLDCGEFVGNSLLSVDEASIAHIPGIVAVVVIRDFVGVVALREEQAIKAAQALQVQWKPWNHALPDMSDVERAIRDNPRVRRTVLDQGKVDEALANAAQRMPRTYLWPYQMHGSIGPSCGVADYQPTGSRVWSGSQNPHLLRADLAWLLECDEALIDVIRMEAAGCYGRNCADDVCADALLLSRAVGKPVRVQLTREQEHLWEPKGTAQLMDVDGGLNADGSIAAYDFETSYPSNGAPTLALLLTGRVEPVAAMFEMGDRTSIPPYDIDNLRVTINDMAPIVRASWMRGVSALPNTFAHESYIDELAFAAGVDPVEYRLRYLKDERAIDLVKSTAERANWAPRTAPMQTANEDHLLRGRGFAYARYIHSKFPGFGAAWAAWVADVAIDKHTGDVSVTRVVIGHDAGMMINPAGVQHQIHGNVIQSTSRVLKERVTFEESTVASKEWGGYPILTFPEVPQIDVLMMPRQDQPPMGAGESASVPSAAAIANAIYDATGIRFRELPITPERVLAALNAGTLGEPAKSPHKRRKWWFGALFATLGAVLATAWPFHSAIAPIAPPSAGTWSKATLERGRLLAALGDCAVCHTAPGGATNAGGLAMETPFGTLYSSNITPHVQTGIGAWSYPAFERAMRDGIGRDGRNLYPAFPYTAFRNINDADMQALYAYLMSQAPVSQAATANALRFPFSLRPLMAGWNALNLRRGEITVQPERSEQWNRGNYLVNGLGHCAACHSPRNLMGAQKGGKAFLAGGVVDGWEAPALTGLSKAPTPWTEDQLFTYLSTGYSDAHGVAAGPMGPVVSELAKLPKADIRAMAVYLASLNGEAAAQVQVVATVPNPNGRRVFEGSCKACHADGLGPKLFGVSPSLATNTNVFSDQPDNLIKVILQGISNPATRDLGYMPGFKDSLSNRQVADLVAYLRGKFAPNAPVWKGLEQTVAHLRANPGTH; encoded by the coding sequence ATGAGCCTTTCCCGAGACCAATGGCTGGCCAAGACCGGTGTTTTATTGATCGTCGACGACGTGCTGCCGCCGTCGGGACCGGTGGCCAAGGGCGGCACGCCCACGGTGAAACCCAGGGAGCTGGGGCTGTTTATCGCAGTGAACGATGACGGCCTGGTGTATGCGTTCAACGGTCACGTAGACCTGGGCACCGGCATTCGTACGTCGCTGGCGCAGATCGTCGCCGAAGAACTGGACCTGACGCTTGAGCAGGTGAAGATGGTGCTCGGCGACACCGAGCGCGTGCCCAACCAGGGTGCGACCATTGCCAGCGCGACCTTGCAGATCTCGGCGGTGCCACTGCGTAACGCGGCGGCCGAGGCGCGGCGCTTTTTGCTGGCCCGTGCGGCGGGGCGCTGGGGCGTCAGCACGGCCAGCCTTAAGGTAGACGCCGGCGTGATCCAGGCGGCGGACGGGCGTAGCACCACGTACGCGGCGTTGGTCAGCGGCCAGCACGATCAACTGCACATCAGCGGCGACGCACCCTTGAAGGCCATCGACGATTACCGCCTGGTGGGCAAGGGCGCGGCGCGGGTGGATATCCCGGGCAAGGCCACCGGCGAGTTGACCTATGTGCACGATATGCGCGTGCCGCACATGCTGCACGGCCGGGTGATTCGCCCGCCGTATGCCGGCCTGGACTGCGGGGAGTTCGTTGGCAACAGCCTGCTGAGTGTGGACGAGGCGTCGATTGCGCATATCCCCGGGATTGTCGCGGTGGTGGTGATCCGTGATTTTGTCGGCGTGGTGGCGCTGCGTGAAGAGCAGGCTATCAAGGCCGCCCAAGCGCTGCAGGTGCAGTGGAAGCCCTGGAACCACGCATTGCCGGACATGAGTGATGTGGAGCGGGCCATCCGCGACAACCCCCGCGTGCGCCGCACTGTACTTGACCAGGGCAAGGTCGACGAAGCCCTGGCCAATGCTGCCCAGCGCATGCCGCGCACGTACCTGTGGCCGTACCAGATGCACGGCTCCATCGGCCCGTCCTGCGGTGTCGCCGATTATCAGCCCACGGGCAGCCGCGTGTGGTCCGGCAGCCAGAACCCACACCTGCTGCGTGCCGACCTGGCCTGGTTGCTGGAGTGCGATGAAGCGCTGATCGACGTGATCCGCATGGAGGCCGCCGGTTGCTACGGACGCAACTGTGCCGATGACGTGTGCGCCGACGCCTTGCTGCTGTCGCGTGCCGTGGGCAAGCCGGTGCGTGTGCAACTGACCCGCGAACAGGAACATCTGTGGGAACCCAAGGGCACTGCGCAACTGATGGACGTGGATGGCGGCCTGAATGCCGACGGCAGCATCGCCGCCTATGACTTTGAAACCAGCTACCCGTCCAACGGCGCGCCGACCCTGGCGCTGCTGCTCACCGGCCGCGTCGAGCCGGTGGCGGCGATGTTCGAGATGGGCGATCGCACCTCGATCCCGCCCTACGACATCGACAACCTGCGCGTGACCATCAACGACATGGCGCCCATTGTGCGTGCTTCGTGGATGCGCGGCGTGTCGGCGCTGCCCAACACCTTCGCCCACGAGTCCTATATCGACGAACTGGCCTTCGCCGCCGGCGTCGACCCGGTGGAATACCGCCTGCGTTACCTCAAGGACGAACGCGCTATTGACTTGGTCAAGTCCACCGCCGAACGCGCCAACTGGGCACCGCGCACCGCGCCGATGCAAACCGCCAATGAGGATCACCTGCTGCGTGGTCGTGGCTTTGCCTACGCGCGCTACATCCACAGCAAGTTCCCCGGTTTCGGCGCGGCCTGGGCGGCGTGGGTCGCGGACGTGGCCATCGACAAGCACACCGGCGATGTGTCGGTGACGCGGGTGGTGATCGGCCATGACGCAGGGATGATGATCAACCCGGCAGGGGTGCAGCATCAAATCCACGGCAACGTGATCCAGTCCACCAGCCGCGTGCTCAAGGAGCGTGTGACCTTTGAAGAGTCGACGGTGGCCAGCAAAGAGTGGGGCGGTTACCCGATCCTGACGTTCCCCGAAGTGCCGCAGATCGACGTGCTGATGATGCCGCGCCAGGACCAGCCGCCCATGGGCGCCGGTGAGTCGGCGTCGGTACCCAGCGCGGCGGCGATTGCCAATGCGATCTATGACGCCACCGGGATTCGTTTTCGCGAGTTGCCGATCACCCCGGAGCGGGTGTTGGCGGCATTGAATGCCGGCACCTTGGGCGAGCCGGCCAAGTCGCCGCACAAACGCCGTAAATGGTGGTTCGGCGCACTGTTCGCGACCTTGGGCGCCGTGCTGGCCACGGCGTGGCCGTTTCACAGTGCAATCGCGCCCATCGCACCGCCCAGTGCAGGCACTTGGTCCAAGGCGACCCTGGAACGCGGGCGTTTATTGGCGGCACTGGGGGACTGCGCGGTGTGCCACACGGCGCCCGGTGGTGCGACCAATGCCGGTGGGTTAGCCATGGAAACACCCTTCGGCACTCTGTACAGCAGCAATATCACGCCGCACGTGCAGACGGGCATCGGCGCCTGGTCGTACCCGGCCTTCGAGCGAGCGATGCGCGACGGCATTGGCCGCGACGGGCGCAATTTGTACCCGGCGTTTCCCTACACGGCGTTTCGCAATATCAACGATGCCGACATGCAGGCGCTGTATGCGTACCTGATGTCCCAGGCGCCGGTGAGCCAGGCAGCGACGGCGAATGCGCTGCGCTTTCCGTTCAGTCTGCGGCCGTTGATGGCGGGGTGGAATGCGTTGAATCTGCGGCGCGGCGAAATCACCGTGCAGCCCGAGCGCAGCGAGCAGTGGAATCGCGGCAATTACCTGGTCAATGGCCTGGGCCATTGCGCTGCCTGCCATTCGCCGCGCAACTTGATGGGCGCGCAGAAGGGCGGCAAGGCGTTTCTGGCCGGTGGGGTGGTGGACGGCTGGGAGGCGCCGGCGTTGACGGGGTTGTCCAAGGCGCCGACGCCGTGGACCGAGGATCAACTGTTCACGTATCTGAGCACCGGGTATTCCGACGCCCACGGTGTGGCGGCGGGGCCGATGGGACCGGTGGTGAGTGAACTGGCGAAATTGCCCAAGGCGGATATCCGCGCGATGGCGGTGTACCTGGCGTCGTTGAATGGCGAGGCGGCTGCCCAGGTGCAGGTGGTGGCTACGGTGCCAAACCCCAATGGCCGTCGCGTGTTCGAAGGGTCGTGCAAGGCCTGTCATGCTGATGGCCTGGGGCCGAAGTTGTTTGGGGTAAGTCCGTCACTGGCGACCAATACCAATGTGTTTAGCGATCAGCCGGACAATTTGATCAAGGTGATCCTGCAAGGTATCAGCAACCCGGCGACCCGGGATCTGGGGTATATGCCGGGGTTCAAGGACAGTTTGTCCAATCGCCAGGTAGCGGATTTGGTCGCGTATCTGCGCGGCAAATTTGCGCCGAATGCGCCGGTTTGGAAGGGCCTGGAGCAGACGGTGGCGCACCTGCGCGCTAACCCCGGAACCCACTGA
- a CDS encoding TetR/AcrR family transcriptional regulator, whose amino-acid sequence MVIKKTGIRAQQADQTRARILQAAVKVFTRDGYSGGRVDTISKEADSNDRMLYYYFASKEHLFVCVLEHIYEQFNQAESKLKLDLDAPVQALRDLVAFIWNYYVKHPEFVAILSIENLHQGKHAKQSGEIRRLSGEAVGVLRPIIEAGQAQGLFRQEVDLKHVYLMIASLCYFYNSNRHTLSSFLGEDLTNKGQQQDWLVFISDLVLRGVTPSL is encoded by the coding sequence ATGGTGATCAAGAAGACCGGTATCCGTGCCCAACAGGCCGACCAGACCCGTGCGCGCATCCTGCAGGCGGCGGTCAAAGTATTCACCCGCGACGGCTACTCCGGCGGGCGCGTCGATACCATCTCCAAGGAAGCCGACTCCAACGACCGCATGCTCTATTACTACTTCGCCAGCAAGGAACACCTGTTCGTCTGCGTGCTGGAACACATCTACGAGCAATTCAACCAAGCCGAAAGCAAGCTCAAGCTGGACCTGGATGCGCCGGTGCAGGCCTTACGCGACTTGGTGGCGTTTATCTGGAACTACTACGTCAAGCACCCCGAGTTCGTGGCGATCCTGAGCATCGAAAACCTGCACCAGGGCAAGCACGCCAAGCAGTCGGGGGAGATTCGCAGGCTGTCAGGTGAAGCGGTGGGCGTGCTACGCCCGATCATCGAAGCAGGCCAGGCCCAGGGCCTGTTCCGCCAGGAGGTGGACCTCAAGCACGTGTACTTGATGATCGCTTCGCTGTGCTACTTCTATAACTCCAACCGCCATACCCTCAGCTCGTTCCTGGGTGAAGACCTGACGAACAAAGGGCAGCAGCAGGATTGGCTGGTGTTTATCAGCGATTTGGTGCTGCGGGGCGTCACTCCCTCACTGTAG
- the ggt gene encoding gamma-glutamyltransferase, whose translation MKYQPFSRTLIATALVLTVSGVQAASQAPVAGENGMVVTAQHLATHVGVDVLKAGGNAVDAAVAVGYALAVVYPAAGNLGGGGFMTVQLADGRKTFLDFREKAPLAATANMYLDKDGNVIEGLSAKGHLAVGVPGTVSGMELALSKYGTLKRAQVIAPAIKLAENGFALEQGDIDLLHTATGEFEKDKDMRGIFLHNGQPMQVGQKLVQKDLAKTLKEISAKGTDGFYKGWVAKALVDSSQAGKGIITQADLDKYKTRELAPIECDYRGYHVVSAPPPSSGGVVICQIMNILEGYPMAELGYHSAQGLHYQIEAMRHAYVDRNSYLGDPDFVKNPIEHLLDKNYAAKLRDAIEPQKAGDSQAIKPGVSPHEGNNTTHYSIVDKWGNAVSVTYTLNDWFGAGVMASKTGVILNDEMDDFTVKVGVPNMYGLVQGEANAIAPGKAPLSSMSPTIVTKDGKAVMVVGTPGGSRIITATLLTILNVIDYKMNIQEAVDAPRFHQQWMPQTTNLETFAVSPDTQKLLESWGHTFAGPQDANHLAAILVGAPALGGKPVGNNRFYGANDPRRNTGLSLGY comes from the coding sequence ATGAAATACCAACCCTTTAGCCGTACCTTGATTGCCACTGCACTGGTGTTGACGGTCAGTGGTGTACAGGCCGCTTCCCAGGCCCCGGTGGCCGGTGAAAATGGCATGGTGGTGACGGCCCAGCATTTGGCAACTCATGTCGGCGTGGATGTCCTCAAGGCGGGCGGCAACGCGGTGGACGCGGCCGTGGCCGTGGGCTACGCGCTGGCGGTGGTGTACCCGGCGGCGGGTAACCTGGGCGGCGGCGGCTTCATGACCGTGCAACTGGCGGACGGGCGCAAGACCTTCCTCGACTTCCGCGAAAAAGCCCCACTGGCTGCCACCGCCAATATGTACCTGGACAAGGATGGCAACGTCATCGAAGGCCTGAGTGCCAAGGGCCACCTGGCTGTCGGCGTGCCTGGCACCGTGTCCGGCATGGAACTGGCCCTGAGCAAGTACGGCACCCTCAAGCGCGCCCAGGTGATTGCCCCAGCGATCAAGCTGGCTGAAAACGGCTTCGCCCTGGAGCAAGGGGATATCGACCTGCTGCACACCGCCACCGGTGAGTTCGAAAAAGACAAGGACATGCGCGGCATCTTCCTGCACAACGGCCAGCCGATGCAGGTCGGGCAGAAACTGGTGCAGAAAGACCTGGCCAAGACCCTCAAGGAAATCTCCGCCAAGGGTACAGACGGCTTCTATAAAGGTTGGGTGGCCAAGGCCCTGGTGGATTCCAGCCAGGCTGGCAAGGGCATCATCACCCAGGCAGACCTCGACAAATACAAGACCCGTGAGCTGGCGCCCATCGAGTGCGATTACCGGGGTTACCACGTGGTTTCCGCGCCGCCGCCGAGCTCGGGCGGTGTGGTGATCTGCCAGATCATGAACATCCTCGAAGGCTACCCGATGGCCGAACTGGGCTATCACTCGGCCCAGGGCCTGCACTACCAGATCGAAGCCATGCGCCACGCCTACGTGGACCGCAACAGCTACCTCGGCGACCCGGACTTCGTGAAGAACCCGATCGAGCACCTGCTCGACAAAAACTACGCGGCGAAATTGCGCGACGCCATTGAGCCGCAAAAGGCCGGTGACTCCCAGGCAATCAAGCCGGGTGTGTCACCGCACGAAGGCAACAACACCACCCACTACTCCATCGTCGACAAGTGGGGCAATGCGGTCTCCGTCACTTACACCCTCAACGACTGGTTCGGCGCCGGCGTGATGGCGAGCAAGACCGGGGTGATCCTCAACGATGAAATGGACGACTTCACCGTCAAGGTTGGCGTACCTAACATGTACGGCCTGGTGCAGGGTGAAGCCAACGCCATTGCCCCAGGCAAGGCGCCGCTGTCGTCGATGAGCCCGACCATCGTGACCAAGGATGGCAAGGCGGTGATGGTGGTGGGGACGCCGGGTGGTAGCCGCATCATTACCGCGACCCTGCTGACCATCTTGAACGTGATCGACTACAAGATGAACATCCAGGAGGCCGTTGACGCGCCGCGTTTCCACCAGCAGTGGATGCCGCAAACCACCAACCTTGAGACCTTCGCGGTGAGCCCGGACACCCAGAAGCTCCTCGAAAGCTGGGGCCACACGTTTGCCGGGCCGCAGGATGCCAACCACTTGGCGGCGATCCTGGTAGGTGCGCCTGCGTTGGGTGGCAAGCCGGTGGGTAACAACCGCTTCTATGGTGCTAACGAC